One region of Peribacillus simplex genomic DNA includes:
- a CDS encoding TrkH family potassium uptake protein — translation MFAIKKILSKLTPAQLIVGYYVLAVSISTVLLSLPVALKPGVEFGFMDALFTAVSAVSVTGLTVVSLPEVYNEVGYFILMFVLQFGGIGIMTLGTFFWLILGKKIGLKERQLIMTDQNQSNLSGLVKLLIQIIQIFLVIEMIGALVLGIYFLNYYPNWKDAFLNGLFLAVSSTTNAGFDITGISMIPFKGDYFVQFITIILLTLGAIGFPVLIELKEFLSNSARTYKFHFSLFTKLTSVTFFSLIIGGTILIYLLEMNGLFKGKSWHESFFYSLFMSSNTRSGGLTTMNVSDFSEPTLLLMSILMFIGASPSSVGGGIRTTTLAIMILFLWNFMRGRRSIKVFKREIHPDDIRKATAVMIMGSFLCILAIFILSITENFTLTQIIFEVCSAFGSVGLSMGITPDLSNTGKIVIMIIMFIGRVGITSLLYIIGHKEVTENYHYPKERIIIG, via the coding sequence ATGTTTGCTATCAAAAAAATATTATCAAAATTAACACCAGCTCAGCTTATCGTCGGTTATTATGTTTTGGCAGTCAGCATCTCGACCGTACTGTTGAGTCTGCCAGTCGCTCTTAAGCCAGGCGTGGAGTTTGGATTCATGGATGCTTTATTCACAGCCGTAAGTGCAGTTAGTGTAACAGGTCTAACAGTTGTAAGTTTGCCCGAAGTGTATAATGAGGTAGGCTATTTCATTCTGATGTTCGTTCTCCAGTTTGGCGGGATTGGCATCATGACACTCGGAACCTTTTTCTGGCTAATATTGGGCAAGAAGATCGGTTTGAAGGAAAGGCAATTGATCATGACCGATCAAAACCAATCGAATCTTTCGGGCCTTGTTAAATTATTGATTCAAATCATTCAGATATTCCTCGTTATTGAAATGATTGGTGCCCTGGTTTTAGGTATTTATTTTTTGAATTATTATCCAAACTGGAAAGACGCCTTCTTAAATGGCTTATTTTTGGCAGTCAGTTCCACTACCAATGCCGGTTTTGATATCACCGGTATATCGATGATTCCTTTTAAAGGGGATTACTTCGTACAGTTCATCACGATTATCCTGCTTACCCTTGGAGCCATTGGGTTTCCGGTCTTGATCGAGTTGAAAGAGTTTTTGTCCAATAGTGCCCGTACTTATAAGTTTCATTTTTCTTTGTTCACGAAGCTGACATCAGTCACTTTCTTTTCCCTTATCATTGGGGGGACGATCCTGATTTACCTTCTGGAAATGAATGGGTTATTTAAAGGAAAGAGCTGGCATGAATCGTTCTTCTACTCGTTATTCATGTCCTCCAATACGCGAAGCGGAGGGTTAACAACAATGAATGTGAGTGACTTTTCGGAACCGACCCTTTTATTGATGAGCATATTAATGTTCATTGGGGCATCCCCAAGCTCAGTCGGGGGAGGGATCCGCACAACCACTCTGGCTATCATGATTCTGTTCTTATGGAATTTCATGAGGGGAAGGCGATCCATCAAAGTGTTCAAACGGGAGATTCATCCAGATGATATCCGAAAAGCGACAGCAGTTATGATCATGGGTTCCTTCCTGTGCATATTGGCCATCTTCATTTTATCGATTACCGAGAATTTCACTTTAACCCAAATCATTTTTGAGGTATGTTCGGCTTTCGGTTCAGTTGGCCTTTCGATGGGAATCACGCCTGATCTCAGTAATACCGGTAAAATTGTCATTATGATCATTATGTTTATTGGCCGGGTCGGGATAACGTCCCTGCTTTATATCATAGGCCATAAAGAAGTTACGGAAAATTATCATTATCCAAAGGAACGCATCATCATTGGGTAA
- a CDS encoding ATP-binding protein, which translates to MNKYTGRIIVPALFFILILPYLGWLGHEERRFSAFAGIYLLAILSIAWCLGAIYDNKRKTIAILQDSEGRYRIFSKYSKELVNSFNEVIFQTDDKGKWLYLNPAWKSMSGATVNESLGLHFSKHMDMTSYQDVLKAFAESFHQGNKYFRVDIKLNAKKGTSWVEAFVKLIYDDAGKFIGTAGILSEINERKHAEEKLVSLNEHLAITSSKLSTAAQLAAGIAHEVRNPMTAIMGFVKLIKDGGADKDEYYDIIFSEINRIEQVLNELLLLSKPAEAVFLEKDLKESCNHVVTLLETNAVLNNIQIHKNYDTEPIFIYFDENQIKQVLINMIKNSIESMPNGGNIFVSVNEKNGEVFLSILDEGEGIPENSLQKVGEPFFTTKTSGTGLGLSVCFRIIEKHGGKVFITSELKKGTKIVCVFPAVLPSDYNGKEKCPDNGTRTT; encoded by the coding sequence ATGAACAAATATACTGGAAGGATCATTGTCCCTGCCCTGTTCTTCATATTGATATTGCCCTATTTAGGGTGGCTGGGCCATGAAGAACGCAGGTTTTCCGCCTTTGCAGGAATATATTTACTCGCCATTCTATCCATTGCTTGGTGTTTGGGTGCTATCTATGATAATAAACGGAAAACGATAGCTATATTGCAAGATAGCGAAGGACGTTATCGCATCTTCTCCAAGTACTCCAAAGAATTGGTCAATAGCTTCAATGAGGTTATTTTTCAAACGGATGATAAAGGAAAATGGTTGTATTTAAACCCAGCATGGAAATCGATGAGTGGTGCGACGGTGAACGAATCACTTGGGCTTCACTTTTCTAAACATATGGATATGACATCTTATCAGGACGTATTAAAGGCCTTTGCGGAATCCTTTCATCAAGGAAATAAATATTTTCGAGTGGACATTAAACTGAATGCGAAAAAAGGGACCAGTTGGGTTGAAGCATTCGTTAAACTAATATACGATGACGCAGGGAAATTCATAGGGACGGCAGGCATATTGTCGGAAATTAATGAACGTAAACATGCAGAAGAAAAGCTTGTTAGCCTAAACGAACATTTGGCAATCACATCAAGCAAGTTATCAACGGCTGCACAACTTGCGGCAGGGATTGCACATGAGGTCAGGAATCCGATGACAGCCATAATGGGGTTTGTAAAGTTGATTAAAGATGGCGGTGCTGATAAAGATGAATATTATGATATTATTTTTTCGGAAATAAATCGAATCGAGCAAGTCCTGAATGAACTTTTGCTGCTTTCGAAACCCGCGGAGGCGGTTTTTCTTGAGAAGGATTTAAAAGAAAGCTGTAACCATGTCGTTACACTGTTGGAGACAAATGCCGTATTGAACAATATTCAAATTCATAAAAATTACGATACAGAACCCATTTTTATTTACTTTGATGAAAACCAAATCAAGCAAGTATTAATAAACATGATAAAAAATTCCATAGAATCGATGCCGAATGGCGGAAATATTTTTGTGAGCGTAAACGAAAAAAATGGGGAAGTTTTTTTGAGCATTTTGGATGAAGGGGAGGGTATCCCGGAAAACTCCCTTCAAAAAGTAGGAGAACCATTTTTCACTACAAAAACATCAGGAACGGGATTGGGTCTTTCCGTTTGTTTTAGAATCATCGAAAAGCACGGCGGAAAAGTGTTCATAACAAGCGAACTGAAAAAAGGTACGAAAATCGTTTGTGTATTCCCCGCAGTCCTACCAAGTGATTATAACGGGAAAGAAAAATGTCCAGATAACGGGACAAGAACGACATGA
- a CDS encoding TetR/AcrR family transcriptional regulator C-terminal domain-containing protein, producing the protein MDIHIAYIDELLSEQEIIISDTRKNCKEKLFVMVYMLLKSIKTKKSSATVFFREMKNLSDEKLAQILPKRDEFRNKIKQVLVEGIESGELRSNLDASIISFAILGVANWSYHWFDSGGEKTEQEVADIFMGMILQGIEA; encoded by the coding sequence ATGGATATTCATATTGCTTATATAGACGAGTTGCTTAGTGAGCAGGAAATCATCATTTCGGATACTAGGAAAAACTGTAAGGAAAAGCTTTTCGTTATGGTATATATGCTTTTAAAAAGCATCAAGACAAAAAAATCAAGCGCCACGGTCTTTTTCCGTGAAATGAAAAATCTAAGTGACGAAAAACTTGCACAAATCCTTCCTAAGCGGGATGAGTTCCGTAATAAAATCAAACAGGTGCTGGTGGAAGGCATCGAGAGCGGAGAACTACGTTCCAACCTTGATGCATCCATCATTTCTTTTGCTATTTTGGGTGTGGCCAATTGGAGCTATCATTGGTTCGACTCTGGAGGTGAAAAAACCGAACAGGAAGTTGCAGACATTTTTATGGGGATGATTCTACAGGGCATTGAAGCTTGA
- a CDS encoding 3-hydroxyacyl-CoA dehydrogenase NAD-binding domain-containing protein has product MTYKQIQSITVIGAGQMGHQIAMLAAFGGYETILQDAQENALNIALGKLDH; this is encoded by the coding sequence ATGACCTACAAGCAAATTCAATCAATAACCGTAATTGGGGCTGGGCAGATGGGGCATCAAATTGCGATGCTTGCTGCATTTGGAGGTTACGAAACGATTCTTCAGGATGCTCAGGAAAACGCGTTGAATATAGCCCTAGGAAAATTGGATCATTAA